A stretch of the Xiphias gladius isolate SHS-SW01 ecotype Sanya breed wild chromosome 19, ASM1685928v1, whole genome shotgun sequence genome encodes the following:
- the LOC120805081 gene encoding Golgi phosphoprotein 3 isoform X2 — MEEVLLLGLKDREGYTSFWNDCISSGLRGCMLIELALRGRLQLEACGMRRKGLLARKVICKSDAPTGDVLLDEALKHIKDTQPPETVQSWIELLSGETWNPLKLHYQLRNVRERLAKNLVEKGVLTTEKQNFLLFDMTTHPLTNNNIKQRLIKKVQEAVLDKWVNDPHRMEKRLLALIFLAHSSDVLENAFAPLLDDQYDLAMKRVRQLLELEPEGESMKASTNELLWAVVAAFTK, encoded by the exons GGGTATACCTCGTTCTGGAATGACTGCATTTCATCAGGGTTGAGAGGGTGCATGCTGATTGAACTGGCCCTGCGAGGACGCCTCCAGCTGGAGGCTTGTGGCATGAGGAGAAAAGGTCTGCTGGCCAGGAAG GTAATTTGTAAGTCAGATGCTCCAACAGGTGACGTGCTCCTGGATGAAGCCCTAAAACACATCAAAGACACCCAACCACCGGAGACCGTGCAGAGCTGGATTGAACTGCTTAGTG GGGAGACGTGGAACCCCCTGAAACTTCATTATCAACTACGGAACGTTCGCGAACGGCTGGCCAAAAACTTGGTAGAAAAAGGCGTACTCACTACTGAGAAGCAGAACTTCCTGCTTTTTGATATGACCACACATCCTCTGACCAACAATAACATCAAGCAGCGCCTCATCAAGAAGGTCCAGGAGGCTGTACTGGACAAGTGGGTGAATGACCCTCATCGAATGGAAAAGCGGCTCCTTGCGCTCATCTTCTTAGCCCATTCTTCTGATGTCCTGGAAAATGCTTTTGCCCCACTGCTAGACGACCAATACGACCTGGCCATGAAGAGAGTGCGGCAGCTGCTGGAACTGGAGCCTGAAGGGGAGAGCATGAAGGCCAGCACCAATGAGCTGTTATGGGCTGTGGTGGCCGCCTTCACCAAATGA
- the si:dkey-3h3.3 gene encoding E3 ubiquitin-protein ligase DTX3L — translation MEFITDITVIIDEAHYKDPGRLMKILQCYSPEKKGSCYNVRATYEEVEHLSIKLSAVKHHFSPATRGRTCQQGECASTHIKSVDVSAVVMAYIQQKCAKELNKIQGNSLVIETQPDLRTVHNNSSSTVRVTLRPRHVFIYPVHADCVRQRFITFYQRTASDLQVTSVPVSAHDHKHLQRRFPHLLFKPSHNKYEVTVTGPFVHIAKLKEFVLQNTPSSSKSPVNKGQADTPSSRTLGPQPTHSKEAEDESCPICMEPILITEKETLRCKHSFCRDCLKKAFDYKPVCPTCGALYDTLTGTQPDGGRMNVTKNSSSLPGYDKFGTVIIQYYIPSGIQKQEHPNPGLPYEGVSRTAYLPDSSEGRRILKLLRRAFDQRLIFTVGRSTTSGRNNMVTWNDIHHKTSTHGGPTHYGYPDPDYLSRVRDELKVKGIE, via the exons tttatcaCTGACATCACTGTCATCATAGATGAAGCTCATTACAAAGACCCTGGAAGATTAATGAAAATTCTTCAATGTTACAGTCCCGAGAAAAAAGGTTCCTGCTACAATGTTAGAGCAACCTATGAGGAAGTGGAGCACCTTTCAATCAAACTGTCAGCAGTGAAGCATCACTTCAGTCCTGCCACTCGTGGGCGAACCTGTCAGCAAGGCGAATGTGCTTCAACTCATATCAAATCTGTGGATGTATCTGCGGTTGTTATGGCCTACATTCAGCAAAAATGTGCCAAAGAACTTAACAAAATTCAAGGGAACAGTTTAGTTATTGAAACACAGCCTGACCTCAGAACAGTACACAATAACTCAAGTAGCACAGTACGGGTCACTCTAAGACCACGCCATGTCTTCATATACCCTGTTCATGCTGACTGTGTTAGACAGCGATTCATCACATTCTACCAGAGAACCGCCTCCGACCTGCAGGTCACATCTGTCCCTGTGAGTGCACATGACCACAAACACCTGCAGAGGAGATTTCCACATCTCCTTTTTAAACCCAGCCACAACAAATATGAAGTAACAGTGACTGGGCCTTTTGTGCACATTGCTAAATTGAAAgagtttgttttacaaaatacGCCAAGTTCAAGCAAGAGTCCAGTGAACAAGGGTCAAGCAGACACTCCAAGCAGCAGAACCTTGGGTCCTCAGCCTACACACAGCAAAGAGGCTGAAGATGAATCATGTCCAATCTGTATGGAACCAATACTAataacagagaaagagacactgCGGTGCAAGCACTCTTTCTgcagagactgtctgaaaaaagCTTTTGACTACAAGCCTGTATGCCCAACATGTGGAGCGTTATATGACACCTTGACAGGGACACAACCTGATGGAGGCAGAATGAATGTCACCAAAAACTCCTCATCTTTGCCCGGATATGATAAATTTGGAACAGTAATCATCCAATATTACATTCCAAGTGGCATTCAAAAG caggaGCATCCTAACCCTGGTCTGCCATATGAAGGTGTATCTCGTACAGCCTATCTCCCAGACTCCTCAGAGGGCAGGAGGATCCTGAAACTGTTGAGACGTGCCTTTGATCAGAGACTTATCTTCACtgttggtcggtccaccaccAGTGGCAGGAATAATATGGTCACATGGAATGATATTCACCACAAAACCTCAACACATGGAGGACCAACTCA CTATGGATACCCAGATCCTGATTATCTCAGCCGAGTTCGAGATGAACTAAAAGTCAAGGGAATTGAATAA